Proteins encoded within one genomic window of Deltaproteobacteria bacterium:
- a CDS encoding PHP domain-containing protein: protein MKDFAADLHIHTVLSPCADAAMRPPAIVEAALARGVAMIAICDHNATANIGAVRESAAGDLIVIAGIEITTVEEVHVLGWFGDDAAADAVAAVVRATLPARSGLRGALRPPEVVDALGSVVERPDSAYESACALSLGHAVGLIRANEGIAIAAHADRRSFSVLSQLGIWPEDVEFDAIEVSAAGAKHGRAADLQKPGKPIVTASDAHSLDEIGDARTVWTLEVPVFAELLGALHGEGGRGWRIG from the coding sequence GTGAAGGACTTCGCCGCCGATCTGCATATCCACACCGTGCTGTCGCCCTGCGCGGACGCGGCGATGCGCCCGCCGGCGATCGTCGAGGCGGCGCTCGCGCGCGGGGTCGCGATGATCGCGATCTGCGATCACAACGCGACGGCGAATATCGGCGCGGTTCGAGAGTCGGCGGCGGGGGATCTGATCGTGATCGCGGGGATCGAGATCACGACCGTCGAGGAAGTGCACGTGCTCGGCTGGTTCGGCGACGACGCCGCGGCCGACGCGGTGGCGGCGGTCGTTCGCGCGACGCTGCCGGCGCGAAGCGGCCTGCGCGGGGCGCTGCGACCGCCCGAGGTCGTGGACGCGCTCGGATCGGTCGTCGAGCGTCCGGACTCGGCGTACGAGTCGGCGTGCGCCCTGTCGCTCGGCCACGCGGTGGGCCTCATACGGGCGAACGAAGGCATCGCCATCGCGGCCCATGCCGACCGGCGCTCGTTTTCCGTGCTCAGCCAGCTGGGGATCTGGCCCGAAGACGTGGAGTTCGATGCGATCGAAGTTTCCGCGGCGGGCGCCAAGCACGGGAGGGCCGCTGATCTCCAGAAGCCGGGGAAGCCCATCGTGACGGCATCGGACGCGCACAGCCTCGACGAAATCGGCGATGCGCGGACCGTCTGGACGCTCGAGGTGCCGGTTTTTGCGGAACTGCTCGGGGCGCTTCACGGCGAAGGCGGGCGGGGGTGGAGAATTGGTTGA